A single window of Grus americana isolate bGruAme1 chromosome 10, bGruAme1.mat, whole genome shotgun sequence DNA harbors:
- the TIPIN gene encoding TIMELESS-interacting protein isoform X4 has protein sequence MIDPLENNLFDLPDYENTEDETFPPLPPPASPGRDDAEWAQANGEPDGNQQSQAKDSAVAAQKAVKRPMPKLDAHRLISERGLPALRHMFDNVKFKGKGHEAEDLKTLIQHMEHWAHRLFPKLQFEDFIDRVESLGNKKEVQTCLKRIRLDLPILHEDFASNEGGGGESNGLDTAAEDERSCSGNAEQLNSPLGTILTEEQQQRMKKNRQLALERRQAKMECNSQSQHNELSAHYSEEKFNTPVAQDPADLIEDAQVTLTKAALREDGDTELESASEKQ, from the exons ATGATAGATCCTTTAGAGAACAACTTGTTTGATCTTCCTGATTATGAGAATACAGAAGATGAAACGTTCCCACCTCTTCCACCTCCTGCCTCTCCAGGAAGAGATGATGCTGAATGGGCTCAAGCTAATGGAG aaccAGATGGAAACCAGCAGTCACAAGCAAAGGATTCTGCTGTAGCTGCACAGAAAGCAGTCAAAAGACCAATGCCTAAACTAGATGCCCACAG GTTAATTTCAGAAAGAGGACTTCCAGCCCTAAGACACATGTTTGACAACGTAAAGTTCAAGGGTAAGGGGCACGAG GCAGAAGACCTGAAGACCCTCATACAACATATGGAACATTGGGCTCATAGACTATTTCCAAAATTGCAATTTGAGGATTTTATTGACAGAGTAGAGTCTttgggaaacaaaaaggaagttcAG ACCTGCCTAAAGCGGATTAGACTTGATCTTCCTATTTTACATGAAGACTTCGCAAGTAATGAAG GTGGTGGAGGGGAAAGCAATGGACTGGACACAGCGGCTGAAGATGAACGTTCCtgctctggaaatgcagaacaaCTCAATTCTCCGTTGGGCACAATTCTCACAGAAGAGCAACAACAGCGAATGAAGAAGAACAGGCAGCTGGCCTTGGAACGCAGGCAAGCGAAGATGGAGTGTAACAGCCAGTCACAACACAATG agctctccGCTCATTATTCGGAGGAGAAGTTTAATACCCCAGTTGCTCAGGATCCTGCTGACCTTATCGAAGATGCTCAGGTTACCCTAACCAAGGCTGCTCTTAGAGAAGATGGAGATACAGAATTGGAATCTGCCAGTGAAAAGCAGTAG
- the TIPIN gene encoding TIMELESS-interacting protein isoform X2: MHLVFPVGGKKSLSVAMIDPLENNLFDLPDYENTEDETFPPLPPPASPGRDDAEWAQANGEPDGNQQSQAKDSAVAAQKAVKRPMPKLDAHRLISERGLPALRHMFDNVKFKGKGHEAEDLKTLIQHMEHWAHRLFPKLQFEDFIDRVESLGNKKEVQTCLKRIRLDLPILHEDFASNEGGGGESNGLDTAAEDERSCSGNAEQLNSPLGTILTEEQQQRMKKNRQLALERRQAKMECNSQSQHNELSAHYSEEKFNTPVAQDPADLIEDAQVTLTKAALREDGDTELESASEKQ, from the exons ATGCATTTGGTATTTCCTGtaggagggaagaaaagtttATCTGTGGCAATGATAGATCCTTTAGAGAACAACTTGTTTGATCTTCCTGATTATGAGAATACAGAAGATGAAACGTTCCCACCTCTTCCACCTCCTGCCTCTCCAGGAAGAGATGATGCTGAATGGGCTCAAGCTAATGGAG aaccAGATGGAAACCAGCAGTCACAAGCAAAGGATTCTGCTGTAGCTGCACAGAAAGCAGTCAAAAGACCAATGCCTAAACTAGATGCCCACAG GTTAATTTCAGAAAGAGGACTTCCAGCCCTAAGACACATGTTTGACAACGTAAAGTTCAAGGGTAAGGGGCACGAG GCAGAAGACCTGAAGACCCTCATACAACATATGGAACATTGGGCTCATAGACTATTTCCAAAATTGCAATTTGAGGATTTTATTGACAGAGTAGAGTCTttgggaaacaaaaaggaagttcAG ACCTGCCTAAAGCGGATTAGACTTGATCTTCCTATTTTACATGAAGACTTCGCAAGTAATGAAG GTGGTGGAGGGGAAAGCAATGGACTGGACACAGCGGCTGAAGATGAACGTTCCtgctctggaaatgcagaacaaCTCAATTCTCCGTTGGGCACAATTCTCACAGAAGAGCAACAACAGCGAATGAAGAAGAACAGGCAGCTGGCCTTGGAACGCAGGCAAGCGAAGATGGAGTGTAACAGCCAGTCACAACACAATG agctctccGCTCATTATTCGGAGGAGAAGTTTAATACCCCAGTTGCTCAGGATCCTGCTGACCTTATCGAAGATGCTCAGGTTACCCTAACCAAGGCTGCTCTTAGAGAAGATGGAGATACAGAATTGGAATCTGCCAGTGAAAAGCAGTAG
- the TIPIN gene encoding TIMELESS-interacting protein isoform X3, which produces MIDPLENNLFDLPDYENTEDETFPPLPPPASPGRDDAEWAQANGEPDGNQQSQAKDSAVAAQKAVKRPMPKLDAHRLISERGLPALRHMFDNVKFKGKGHEAEDLKTLIQHMEHWAHRLFPKLQFEDFIDRVESLGNKKEVQTCLKRIRLDLPILHEDFASNEGGGGESNGLDTAAEDERSCSGNAEQLNSPLGTILTEEQQQRMKKNRQLALERRQAKMECNSQSQHNAELSAHYSEEKFNTPVAQDPADLIEDAQVTLTKAALREDGDTELESASEKQ; this is translated from the exons ATGATAGATCCTTTAGAGAACAACTTGTTTGATCTTCCTGATTATGAGAATACAGAAGATGAAACGTTCCCACCTCTTCCACCTCCTGCCTCTCCAGGAAGAGATGATGCTGAATGGGCTCAAGCTAATGGAG aaccAGATGGAAACCAGCAGTCACAAGCAAAGGATTCTGCTGTAGCTGCACAGAAAGCAGTCAAAAGACCAATGCCTAAACTAGATGCCCACAG GTTAATTTCAGAAAGAGGACTTCCAGCCCTAAGACACATGTTTGACAACGTAAAGTTCAAGGGTAAGGGGCACGAG GCAGAAGACCTGAAGACCCTCATACAACATATGGAACATTGGGCTCATAGACTATTTCCAAAATTGCAATTTGAGGATTTTATTGACAGAGTAGAGTCTttgggaaacaaaaaggaagttcAG ACCTGCCTAAAGCGGATTAGACTTGATCTTCCTATTTTACATGAAGACTTCGCAAGTAATGAAG GTGGTGGAGGGGAAAGCAATGGACTGGACACAGCGGCTGAAGATGAACGTTCCtgctctggaaatgcagaacaaCTCAATTCTCCGTTGGGCACAATTCTCACAGAAGAGCAACAACAGCGAATGAAGAAGAACAGGCAGCTGGCCTTGGAACGCAGGCAAGCGAAGATGGAGTGTAACAGCCAGTCACAACACAATG cagagctctccGCTCATTATTCGGAGGAGAAGTTTAATACCCCAGTTGCTCAGGATCCTGCTGACCTTATCGAAGATGCTCAGGTTACCCTAACCAAGGCTGCTCTTAGAGAAGATGGAGATACAGAATTGGAATCTGCCAGTGAAAAGCAGTAG
- the TIPIN gene encoding TIMELESS-interacting protein isoform X1, whose amino-acid sequence MHLVFPVGGKKSLSVAMIDPLENNLFDLPDYENTEDETFPPLPPPASPGRDDAEWAQANGEPDGNQQSQAKDSAVAAQKAVKRPMPKLDAHRLISERGLPALRHMFDNVKFKGKGHEAEDLKTLIQHMEHWAHRLFPKLQFEDFIDRVESLGNKKEVQTCLKRIRLDLPILHEDFASNEGGGGESNGLDTAAEDERSCSGNAEQLNSPLGTILTEEQQQRMKKNRQLALERRQAKMECNSQSQHNAELSAHYSEEKFNTPVAQDPADLIEDAQVTLTKAALREDGDTELESASEKQ is encoded by the exons ATGCATTTGGTATTTCCTGtaggagggaagaaaagtttATCTGTGGCAATGATAGATCCTTTAGAGAACAACTTGTTTGATCTTCCTGATTATGAGAATACAGAAGATGAAACGTTCCCACCTCTTCCACCTCCTGCCTCTCCAGGAAGAGATGATGCTGAATGGGCTCAAGCTAATGGAG aaccAGATGGAAACCAGCAGTCACAAGCAAAGGATTCTGCTGTAGCTGCACAGAAAGCAGTCAAAAGACCAATGCCTAAACTAGATGCCCACAG GTTAATTTCAGAAAGAGGACTTCCAGCCCTAAGACACATGTTTGACAACGTAAAGTTCAAGGGTAAGGGGCACGAG GCAGAAGACCTGAAGACCCTCATACAACATATGGAACATTGGGCTCATAGACTATTTCCAAAATTGCAATTTGAGGATTTTATTGACAGAGTAGAGTCTttgggaaacaaaaaggaagttcAG ACCTGCCTAAAGCGGATTAGACTTGATCTTCCTATTTTACATGAAGACTTCGCAAGTAATGAAG GTGGTGGAGGGGAAAGCAATGGACTGGACACAGCGGCTGAAGATGAACGTTCCtgctctggaaatgcagaacaaCTCAATTCTCCGTTGGGCACAATTCTCACAGAAGAGCAACAACAGCGAATGAAGAAGAACAGGCAGCTGGCCTTGGAACGCAGGCAAGCGAAGATGGAGTGTAACAGCCAGTCACAACACAATG cagagctctccGCTCATTATTCGGAGGAGAAGTTTAATACCCCAGTTGCTCAGGATCCTGCTGACCTTATCGAAGATGCTCAGGTTACCCTAACCAAGGCTGCTCTTAGAGAAGATGGAGATACAGAATTGGAATCTGCCAGTGAAAAGCAGTAG